In the genome of Aspergillus luchuensis IFO 4308 DNA, chromosome 2, nearly complete sequence, one region contains:
- a CDS encoding uncharacterized protein (COG:S;~EggNog:ENOG410PQHX;~InterPro:IPR036427,IPR001487;~PFAM:PF00439;~go_function: GO:0005515 - protein binding [Evidence IEA]) yields MPPLSVYTPFESLLFFQSLAGLESPPANFVSISDVLRNNPFIRENAAYDAARLSPEALEDLYATLMRDGWDSANAGPNGHHAESPAPNNPKKRKISSPRADGLADKGYNHASKVPRLVSHLYARYKELVTREIQNEEQRYRDIRKEIDQLQEEERDALSETSARPPPAQPIAPAKQEPAPEPMDVDVKEQKPIQRPRDEAMPVTTPSVAADVKQPSLEPQRKELDSSKQPAQPVAHPPQEPRPLAAPSVQPVELPPTNKAKLQQQPQPQPLPQQQQPQQPLQPAPRPQPSPQVATGRPPQQPPAPNGKAFPTPSQPAIVPKNAPVNHAPVAAPPAPSPRPPNASVPSPGVARPPAVTPSQAPQKASVPVPSTPQQPVLASKPSAKDGQSVPAASPAPQRPPPQASFQQWSLNKPPQTPQPPPAFAKPKPEPTNAAVSGRPVQSPFPPPTPAFENKKGPQGPRPTPAPSTPGPVPAAALTPAQNIPPPAFQTPVGPAQGSILSRPPSTRPLRPSIDTGVLTPGSLTPWKRTPRLSIPHSPRSPERPRPEEISPISEKAPSLPGSREPTPEEPEPRRRKRRTETKSNGTGADQTLSIDAESKGGTKRKSERGTLSSGKDRDRSTASSRSRGRSVLSRDEESTADTGTGSQAKIKHEVPSTPAGISETAEPERPSVSRPSRGRPKRKRAPSESLEAEPTQSELSQLTRVDPNQSTSYVVCARNFPRTGAPIMSELSMHKVAGTFSKPLTERDAPGYRDLIYRPQDIKTIKSLIHQGSRALAAATEAASTPAGDGESPAPGTGTPSKNAVLMLQKTEDIIPPKGIVNSAQLEKELIRMFANAVMFNPIPQRGFGPAFPMISDSGSRESTQVPEQEEGGIIKDTLEMFEDVEQAVTRWRAAERTADEFASKSILSLRRGSASDLNTDSADEVKGS; encoded by the coding sequence ATGCCTCCTCTATCGGTCTACACGCCTTTTgaatccctcctcttcttccagtctcTCGCCGGCCTAGAATCCCCTCCCGCGAacttcgtctccatctccgatgTGCTCCGCAACAACCCCTTCATTCGAGAGAATGCCGCCTACGATGCGGCAAGGCTTAGCCCCGAAGCCTTGGAGGATCTCTATGCGACGCTGATGCGAGATGGCTGGGATTCAGCAAACGCGGGACCCAACGGTCACCATGCTGAGAGCCCGGCCCCCAATAACcccaagaagcgcaagataTCCAGCCCTCGAGCGGACGGATTGGCGGACAAAGGTTACAACCACGCCAGCAAAGTGCCCAGGCTAGTGTCGCACCTATATGCCAGATACAAGGAGCTGGTAACGCGGGAGATCCAGAATGAAGAGCAGAGGTATAGGGATATTAGGAAAGAGATCGATCAGCTACAGGAGGAGGAACGCGATGCGCTCTCGGAGACCTCCGCAAGACCTCCACCAGCGCAACCGATTGCGCCCGCGAAGCAGGAGCCCGCGCCAGAACcgatggatgtggatgtgaagGAACAGAAGCCAATTCAACGACCCCGCGATGAAGCTATGCCAGTTACGACCCCGTCGGTAGCTGCTGATGTTAAGCAGCCTTCACTGGAACCGCAACGGAAGGAGCTGGATTCAAGCAAGCAGCCCGCGCAACCTGTCGCGCACCCACCGCAGGAACCCCGGCCTCTGGCCGCGCCGTCGGTACAGCCCGTCGAACTGCCACCGACAAACAAGGCAAAGCTCCAGCAacagcctcagcctcagccactgccgcaacaacaacaacctcaacagCCATTACAACCGGCACCTCGTCCTCAGCCCAGCCCTCAGGTAGCAACCGGTCGGCCGCCTCAGCAGCCACCAGCCCCGAATGGAAAGGCATTCCCGACACCATCACAACCAGCTATTGTGCCCAAGAATGCCCCTGTAAACCACGCACCAGTGGCCGCGCCACCGGCTCCGTCGCCAAGACCGCCCAATGCCTCAGTACCCAGCCCGGGTGTCGCACGCCCCCCCGCTGTTACACCTTCGCAAGCTCCACAGAAGGCAAGTGTGCCAGTCCCTTCCACTCCGCAACAGCCAGTTCTGGCCAGCAAGCCCTCTGCCAAGGATGGACAGTCTGTTCCAGCTGCTAGCCCGGCGCCTCAGCGACCTCCGCCCCAGGCTAGTTTCCAGCAGTGGTCTCTAAACAAACCTCCACAAACGCCACAACCTCCCCCAGCATTCGCAAAGCCGAAACCAGAGCCGACGAACGCCGCTGTTTCTGGGCGACCGGTTCagtctcccttccctccacccactccagCCTTCGAAAACAAGAAGGGACCGCAAGGACCACGCCCAACACCTGCTCCGTCAACTCCAGGACCTGTGCCTGCGGCCGCCCTCACACCTGCCCAGAACATTCCACCACCCGCGTTCCAGACCCCGGTTGGACCTGCGCAGGGTTCCATCCTTTCGCGGCCACCTAGCACGCGGCCTCTCCGGCCTTCGATTGACACGGGCGTTCTTACACCTGGCTCTCTCACACCATGGAAGCGGACTCCACGGCTGAGCATTCCCCACTCTCCTCGTTCGCCCGAACGGCCACGGCCTGAGGAGATCAGTCCTATCAGTGAAAAAGCGCCGTCTTTGCCTGGTTCTCGTGAGCCGACACCAGAGGAGCCTGAGCCTCGCCGTCGAAAGCGGAGGACCGAGACGAAAAGCAATGGAACTGGCGCTGATCAGACACTGTCGATTGATGCAGAGAGCAAGGGAGGGACTAAACGGAAGAGTGAGAGGGGAACGCTGTCTAGCGGTAAGGACCGTGACAGGAGCACAGCGTCGTCCCGAAGCCGAGGAAGGTCTGTGTTGTCGCGGGACGAAGAGTCCACAGCGGATACGGGGACTGGCTCCCAGGCGAAGATCAAGCATGAAGTGCCCAGTACTCCAGCTGGTATCTCAGAAACGGCAGAGCCCGAACGTCCTTCGGTCAGTCGGCCGAGCAGGGGGCGGCCGAAGCGCAAGCGTGCTCCGAGTGAGAGCCTAGAGGCCGAACCTACTCAGTCGGAGCTTAGCCAGCTCACTCGCGTTGATCCTAATCAATCGACGTCGTATGTAGTCTGCGCGCGCAACTTTCCCCGGACCGGAGCTCCCATCATGAGTGAGCTTAGCATGCACAAGGTTGCAGGCACCTTTTCAAAGCCGCTGACAGAACGTGACGCACCGGGATACCGCGATCTTATCTACCGGCCGCAAGAtatcaagaccatcaagtCGCTGATTCACCAGGGTAGCAGGGCGCTGGCGGCGGCTACAGAGGCAGCGAGCACACCGGCAGGCGACGGGGAATCACCGGCGCCGGGTACAGGGACCCCTTCGAAGAATGCAGTCCTTATGTTGCAAAAGACAGAGGACATTATTCCCCCGAAGGGTATCGTGAATTCGGCGCAGCTGGAAAAGGAGTTGATCCGTATGTTCGCCAACGCCGTGATGTTTAACCCTATCCCTCAACGAGGCTTTGGGCCTGCCTTCCCTATGATCAGCGATAGCGGGTCAAGAGAGAGCACGCAGGTTCCCGAACAGGAGGAGGGCGGTATCATCAAGGATACGCTTGAAATGTTCGAAGATGTCGAGCAAGCCGTTACGCGATGGCGCGCGGCGGAGCGGACGGCGGACGAGTTCGCCAGCAAGAGCATCCTCTCGCTGCGGCGAGGAAGTGCCAGTGACCTCAACACGGATAGTGCAGATGAGGTCAAAGGATCATGA
- the dph1 gene encoding 2-(3-amino-3-carboxypropyl)histidine synthase (BUSCO:EOG09261X9E;~COG:J;~EggNog:ENOG410PH0C;~InterPro:IPR016435,IPR042263,IPR042264,IPR042265, IPR035435;~PFAM:PF01866;~go_process: GO:0017183 - peptidyl-diphthamide biosynthetic process from peptidyl-histidine [Evidence IEA]) — protein sequence MNGIPEDSAPSSAPLRQPKKRFVGRRTADAQAQKDAPTAQNVETTSIQKAAPRRTPRTLNQVPPEILEDPEILAAIELLPRNYSFEIPKTIHRIRTSGAKRVALQFPEGLLIFATTISDILTQFCPGIETLIMGDVTYGACCIDDYTARALGCDLLVHYAHSCLIPVDVTKIKTLYIFVDISIDTTHLIATLERNFQPGKTIATVGTIQFNATLHGLKPVLERAGFKVLIPQIMPLSKGEILGCTSPTLSADEVDILLYLGDGRFHLESAMIHNPAIPAYRYDPYSRTLSRETYVHDEMHTLRRDAINTAKSAKKWGIILGSLGRQGNPNTMAMIERHLNEKGIPFVNLLLSEIFPGKLASMADVECWVQIACPRLSIDWGYAFARPLLTPYEALIALGVREGWETENNGVYPMDFYAKEGLGRTKPSQAIAA from the exons ATGAACGGCATACCGGAAGACTCCGCGCCATCGAGCGCCCCCTTGCGACAGCCCAAGAAGAGATTCGTCGGTCGCCGAACAGCAGACGCACAGGCACAGAAGGATGCACCCACCGCACAAAATGTCGAGACTACCAGTATACAAAAGG cCGCCCCCCGCCGCACCCCACGTACCCTAAACCAAGTCCCCCCGGAGATCCTCGAAGACCCGGAAATCCTCGCCGCCATCGAACTCCTCCCACGCAACTACTCCTTCGAGATACCCAAGACCATCCACCGCATCCGCACCTCCGGCGCCAAACGTGTGGCTCTCCAATTCCCCGAAGGCCTTCTCATCTtcgccaccaccatctccgacatCCTCACCCAATTCTGCCCGGGCATCGAAACCCTCATCATGGGCGACGTGACCTACGGCGCCTGCTGCATCGACGACTACACAGCGCGCGCACTCGGATGCGATCTACTCGTCCACTACGCCCACAGCTGCCTGATCCCAGTAGACGTAACCAAAATCAAAACCCTCTACATCTTCGTCGACATCAGCATCGACACCACGCACCTAATCGCCACCCTCGAACGCAACTTCCAGCCAGGAAAAACCATCGCCACTGTCGGCACCATCCAATTCAACGCTACTCTCCACGGTCTGAAACCCGTTCTCGAGCGCGCAGGCTTCAAGGTCCTCATCCCGCAGATCATGCCTCTCTCCAAGGGAGAAATCCTAGGATGTACCTCCCCGACCCTCTCCGCTGACGAGGTCGATATCCTTCTCTACCTCGGCGACGGCCGCTTTCATCTCGAGTCCGCGATGATCCATAACCCGGCTATTCCGGCGTATCGGTATGATCCGTATTCGAGAACGCTGTCCAGGGAGACGTATGTTCATGATGAGATGCACACGCTGCGCCGGGATGCGATCAATACGGCGAAGTCGGCGAAGAAGTGGGGGATTATTCTGGGGTCGTTGGGACGGCAGGGCAATCCGAATACGATGGCGATGATTGAGAGGCATTTGAATGAGAAGGGCATTCCGTTTGTGAATCTCCTCTTGAGTGAGATTTTCCCCGGGAAGTTGGCGTCCATGGCGGATGTGGAGTGCTGGGTGCAGATTGCTTGTCCGCGGTTGAGTATTGATTGGGGATATGCGTTTGCGAGACCTCTGTTGACGCCGTATGAGGCGTTGATTGCGCtgggggtgagggaggggtgggagaCGGAGAATAACGGAGTGTATCCGATGGACTTTTATGCGAAGGAGGGATTGGGGAGGACGAAGCCGAGTCAGGCGATTGCGGCGTGA
- a CDS encoding phosphotransferase family protein (COG:S;~EggNog:ENOG410PUJ5;~InterPro:IPR011009,IPR002575;~PFAM:PF01636): MVRSLRRSKVPLSLSQSLQSSRSWQQRQSVSEYANKHNIPSSHPLLDHQLSQAHPKDDPCTYTGGRWLHRDKLQRDCRRIQFSFPALCDRVIHLSPGATNVAKYEKKEGGFNRVFIFTMDTGSRIVARLPTSIAGPPRLTTNSEVATMTYLRSKLSLPTPKLLDWSDDPANPIGTEYIIQEHVEGVQLHQVWPDMNSEQHMLCSKALSLAIKQMASLDFPAYGSLYFSDAPLEEQTKIPLEQGFCVGPNCSPVFWNRNPGELELYGGPSPNCGPWRDLTSYCTGLIETGFYRLPKEEHAKCSLPHQGAIQDHVQLLNISQEVMQRLIEDKRIQDAAAPALVHPDFHKRNIYVSAEDPTVITGIIDWQSTSIEPSFIYANETPDFATPPQDIEGDIFENREGESTPVQTEKERKDASICYQTYDVCMKGLTPKLRPTRLLDPTLFRLFHYTHTTWRDSATAIRQELIELSDRWSELGLHGTCPFSLTDEERNKHAKDYEDFEAVQSLKLWLKRSLNTNSDGWVPNEAWDAARDAHRAAYDYWIQTAREYEDRGEDGMTVEKAERLWPFDAR; encoded by the exons ATGGTGCGGTCTTTGCGACGATCAAAAGTCCCCTTATCACTTTCACAGTCTCTGCAATCCTCTCGCTCCTGGCAACAGCGGCAATCGGTATCCGAATATGCAAATAAACACAACATTCCGTCGTCGCATCCCCTCCTCGATCACCAACTCTCACAAGCACATCCTA AAGACGATCCATGCACATACAccggaggaagatggctgCATCGCGACAAACTCCAGCGAGACTGTCGCCGCATACAGTTCAGCTTCCCTGCACTCTGTGACAGAGTTATTCATCTAAGTCCAGGTGCAACGAATGTTGCCAAGtacgaaaagaaagaaggtggATTTAATAGAGTCTTCATCTTTACCATGGACACAGGCTCTCGTATCGTAGCAAGGCTACCGACTAGTATTGCCGGCCCTCCAAGGTTGACAACCAACTCCGAAGTCGCGACAATGACATATT TACGATCCAAGCTGTCACTTCCAACACCCAAACTATTAGATTGGAGTGACGATCCAGCGAACCCTATCGGCACAGAATATATCATTCAGGAACATGTCGAAGGCGTACAACTCCATCAGGTTTGGCCTGACATGAACTCAGAACAACACATGCTATGTTCCAAGGCTCTTTCATTGGCAATCAAACAGATGGCGTCCTTGGATTTCCCAGCATATGGCAGCTTATACTTTTCGGACGCGCCCCTCGAAGAGCAGACGAAAATACCACTTGAGCAGGGCTTTTGTGTTGGGCCAAACTGCAGTCCCGTATTCTGGAATAGGAATCCAGGCGAGTTGGAACTCTACGGAGGCCCGAGTCCTAATTGCGGCCCTT GGCGTGACCTCACAAGCTATTGCACAGGTCTGATTGAAACCGGCTTCTATCGACTACCCAAAGAAGAACATGCCAAGTGCAGTCTCCCTCACCAAGGGGCGATTCAGGATCATGTTCAATTACTGAATATAAGCCAAGAAGTGATGCAGAGGCTTATCGAGGATAAGCGGATCCAGGATGCTGCGGCGCCAGCCCTAGTGCACCCTGACTTTCACAAGAGAAACATCTATGTCTCAGCAGAAGATCCCACTGTCATCACTGGTATAATTGACTGGCAATCAACAAGCATCGAGCCTTCTTTCATTTATGCCAACGAGACTCCCGACTTCGCCACTCCTCCTCAAGACATCGAAGGAGACATTTTCGAAAACAGGGAAGGCGAATCCACCCCCGTTCAGACAGAGAAAGAGCGGAAAGATGCCTCGATCTGTTATCAGACATACGACGTATGCATGAAAGGTCTAACCCCTAAACTTCGACCCACAAGGCTGCTTGATCCGACCTTATTCCGACTCTTCCATTACACCCACACAACCTGGAGAGATAGCGCGACTGCTATCCGTCAAGAACTGATTGAGCTATCAGATCGGTGGTCTGAGCTGGGATTGCATGGGACGTGCCCGTTTTCTCTAACCGACGAAGAACGTAATAAGCATGCTAAGGACTATGAGGACTTTGAAGCGGTGCAGAGTCTCAAGCTGTGGCTCAAGCGCTCTTTGAATACAAATTCTGATGGCTGGGTTCCGAATGAGGCGTGGGATGCGGCGAGGGATGCGCATCGGGCGGCTTATGATTATTGGATACAGACGGCGAGGGAGTACGAGGATAGGGGGGAGGACGGGATGACGGTAGAGAAGGCGGAGAGGTTGTGGCCGTTTGATGCGAGATAG
- the FMP21 gene encoding succinate dehydrogenase assembly factor 4 (BUSCO:EOG09265K4K;~COG:S;~EggNog:ENOG410PPXV;~InterPro:IPR012875;~PFAM:PF07896): MFLRTAIRLPAKSSLPLRAFSTRAALLSDKPPFAFASGPAPPRLPKEEQEIFEELQRKSTGAFSTPQINQSPDSEPAVAAEINATGKGEELHPDVKYGVKPEFEGEKNPKTGEIGGPKNEPLRWGAEGDWSYGGRVTDF; this comes from the coding sequence ATGTTCCTCCGCACCGCAATCCGTCTCCCCGCCAaatcctctctccctctccgcgCTTTCTCAACCCGCGCggccctcctctccgacaAGCCTCCCTTCGCATTTGCCAGCGGTCCGGCTCCTCCGCGTCTCCCTAAAGAGGAGCAAGAAATCTTCGAAGAGCTTCAGCGCAAGTCTACCGGCGCCTTCAGCACCCCGCAGATCAACCAATCGCCCGACTCAGAGCCCGCAGTGGCAGCCGAGATCAACGCCACCGGCAAGGGCGAGGAGCTTCATCCCGATGTGAAGTACGGAGTGAAGCCTGAGTttgaaggagagaagaaccCCAAGACTGGTGAGATTGGTGGACCGAAGAATGAGCCTCTGAGGTGGGGTGCTGAGGGTGACTGGAGCTACGGTGGACGGGTTACGGATTTCTAG
- the BTN1 gene encoding battenin family protein (COG:U;~EggNog:ENOG410PG9U;~InterPro:IPR003492,IPR018460,IPR036259;~PFAM:PF02487;~TransMembrane:10 (i41-61o73-93i100-120o132-152i159-182o194-212i281-299o319-337i349-369o375-394i);~go_component: GO:0016020 - membrane [Evidence IEA]): MSSAPDGQPMLPLPGAPSSSWSRFRERFGALFHGADPRVCVAFWLLGLINNVLYVIILSAALDLVGPSVPKGVVLLADVIPSFGTKLIAPYFIHLVPYPARVLFCVLCSALGMLLVALSPAYTDGGSISTKIAGIILASLSSGGGELSFLALTHFYGPFSLAAWGSGTGAAGLVGAGAYAVATTSMGLSVKSTLLAAACLPAIMVVSFFAILPRAPIRPLPAAHVEYRAIDQEDRNRDDPLDERHGLLGSSVSPNRNKGSDTSQMLSLRVFKANLQRARGLFFPFMLPLLLVYVAEYTINQGVSPTLLFPLKNSPFEHYRAFYPAYNAIYQVGVFISRSSTPFFRIHDLYLPSLLQIINLVVLTLNALFDFIPSVYIIFIIIFWEGLLGGLVYVNTFAEIGDRVPKEDREFSLGATTVSDSAGICIAGFLGMVLEVWLCDWQVAHGRDYCRKL; the protein is encoded by the exons ATGTCTTCTGCTCCTGACGGGCAACCAATGCTGCCGCTTCCTGGAGCcccgtcttcttcatggtCCCGATTTCGTGAGAGATTCGGTGCACTGTTTCATGGCGCTGACCCCAGGGTCTGTGTTGCATTCTGGCTACTTG GCTTGATCAACAATGTCCTCTATGTTATAATCTTGTCCGCTGCCCTCGATTTGGTGGGGCCCAGTGTCCCCAAGGGCGTTGTTCTTCTCGCAGATGTCATTCCCTCATTCGGAACGAAGCTGATTGCACCCTACTTTATCCATTTGGTTCCATATCCTGCTCGGGTATTGTTCTGTGTGCTGTGTTCAGCTCTGGGTATGCTTTTAGTGGCCCTGAGCCCAGCCTACACAGATGGCGGCTCAATTTCCACCAAAATCGCGGGTATCATTCTGGCGAGCTTGTCGAGCGGAGGAGGCGAACTGAGCTTCCTCGCACTGACTCACTTCTACGGCCCGTTCAGTCTGGCAGCCTGGGGTAGTGGTACTGGAGCTGCCGGGCTGGTCGGTGCTGGTGCGTATGCCGTTGCAACTACCTCTATGGGGCTCAGTGTCAAGTCCACCCTCCTAGCAGCTGCCTGCCTGCCAGCGATCATGGTAGTGAGCTTCTTCGCCATTCTGCCAAGAGCTCCCATACGGCCATTGCCTGCTGCACATGTTGAGTATCGTGCGATTGACCAGGAGGATCGGAATCGGGATGACCCTCTGGATGAGCGGCACGGTCTACTCGGCTCGTCAGTTTCCCCCAACCGAAACAAAGGGAGCGACACGAGTCAGATGCTTAGCTTGCGGGTCTTTAAAGCCAACCTGCAGCGAGCTAGgggtcttttctttccctt TATGCTTCCCCTGCTGCTAGTCTATGTGGCCGAATACACGATCAACCAAGGTGTCTCTCCAACCCTTCTGTTTCCACTTAAAAATTCGCCTTTCGAGCATTACCGTGCTTTCTATCCCGCGTACAATGCGATCTATCAGGTTGGTGTTTTCATCTCACGATCGTCGACCCCGTTCTTCCGCATTCACGATCTCTACCTTCCGTCACTGCTGCAGATCATCAATCTGGTCGTATTGACATTGAACGCCTTATTTGACTTCATCCCGAGCGTGTacataatctttattatcatCTTCTGGGAAGGGCTGTTAGGCGGACTGGTTTATGTTAATACTTTTGCCGAAATTGGGGACCGGGTACCGAAGGAGGACCGCGAATTCTCACTCGGAGCGACAACTGTCAGTGATTCCGCCGGAATTTGTATAGCGGGATTTCTGGGAATGGTGTTAGAGGTCTGGTTGTGTGATTGGCAGGTCGCCCACGGTCGCGACTATTGCCGGAAACTATGA
- a CDS encoding hydroxymethylglutaryl-CoA lyase (COG:I;~EggNog:ENOG410PG5B;~InterPro:IPR013785,IPR000891,IPR043594;~PFAM:PF00682;~go_function: GO:0003824 - catalytic activity [Evidence IEA];~go_function: GO:0016833 - oxo-acid-lyase activity [Evidence IEA]): MMTFRPRMSLFSALRTAPARRRFATEARLTTDHVRIVEVGPRDGLQNEKKSIPLATKLQLIEKLAKTGVTTIEAGSFVPAKWVPQMASTAEICEHLLQTPPQSQNAIAYNYLVPNVRGLENLIKVMDATGVPADTTGSATKPPTTTEVSVFVAATEAFSKANINCTIEESLERTRPIVSLAKTKNIRVRGYVSVTLGCPYEGPDVSPAKVADITATLLEMGTDEVSVADTTGMGTAPRTMKLLQALKAAGIANNDLALHFHDTYGQALVNTIVGLEHGIRIFDSSVGGLGGCPYSKGATGNVSTEDLVHTIHGLGMHTGINLEEMARIGSWISGELGRANESRAGKAILARMEE; this comes from the exons ATGATGACCTTCCGACCTCGAATGAGCCTCTTCTCTGCCCTTCGCACGGCCCCAGCTCGACGCCGCTTTGCGACTGAGGCGCGGTTAACCACGGACCATGTCCGCATCGTCGAAGTAGGGCCACGAGATGGTCTACAGAACGAGAAGAAGTCGATACCACTCGCGACAAAGCTCCAGCTTATTGAGAAGCTGGCTAAAACGGGTGTAACCACAATTGAGGCCGGTTCTTTTGTCCCAGCGAAATGGGTGCCCCAG ATGGCCAGCACTGCAGAGATCTGCGAGCACCTCCTCCAGACTCCCCCACAGTCACAGAACGCCATTGCCTACAACTACCTCGTCCCAAATGTGCGGGGTCTAGAGAACTTGATCAAAGTTATGGATGCCACAGGTGTCCCGGCAGACACGACAGGCTCTGCTACGAAACCTCCGACAACAACCGAGGTATCCGTGTTTGTAGCAGCAACAGAGGCATTCTCCAAGGCCAACATAAACTGCACGATCGAGGAATCACTAGAACGCACCCGTCCGATCGTCTCGTtggcaaagacaaagaacatCCGAGTAAGAGGCTATGTTTCTGTTACACTGGGCTGTCCGTACGAGGGTCCCGATGTATCCCCAGCCAAGGTAGCTGATATCACGGCAACGCTACTTGAAATGGGAACCGACGAAGTGTCGGTGGCTGATACTACGGGCATGGGCACGGCGCCCCGCACCATGAAGCTACTCCAGGCTCTGAAGGCGGCCGGAATTGCGAATAACGATCTGGCGCTGCACTTCCATGATACGTACGGACAGGCTCTTGTCAACACAATCGTAGGATTGGAGCATGGTATTCGCATCTTTGATAGTAGTGTGGGTGGTCTTGGTGGTTGTCCTTACTCGAAGGGTGCAACGGGAAATGTCTCGACGGAGGACCTTGTACACACTATTCATGGTCTGGGCATGCACACCGGTATCAATCTGGAGGAAATGGCCAGGATTGGCTCCTGGATTAGTGGGGAACTGGGCCGGGCTAATGAGAGTCGTGCAGGCAAGGCCATACTGGCGCGGATGGAAGAGTGA